DNA from Spirochaetota bacterium:
AAGTCATAGTGCCCGAGGCCTACCGGCCCGCGATCAAGGCCTATTATGAGGGCGGATTCATGGGCATGGCCGATAAGCCGGAACACGGCGGGATGGGCCTTCCGAACGCGATTACCTGGGCCTGCTACGAGTACTTCATGGCGGCGAATTACCCGCTCGTGATGTATCCGGGCCTCTCGCACGGCGCCATGGAGCTTATTCACGAATTCGGCACCAAGGATCAAATGCACACCTACTGCGAAAAGATCATGAGCGGTGAGTGGGGCGGAACCATGTGTCTCACCGAGCCCGACGCCGGTTCCGACGTGGGCGCCCTGAAAACCAAGGCGGTCAAGCAGGCCGACGGCACCTATAAGATTACCGGGCAGAAGATTTTCATCTCCTCCGGCGACAACAACCTGTACAGCAACATCATTCACCCGGTGCTCGCGCGCATCGAGGGCGACCCCAAGGGCACCAAGGGGATATCGATCTTCATCGTTCCCAAGTACCTCGTGAACAAGGACGGCTCGAACGGCGCATACAACGACGTAGCCTGCGCGGGCATCGAGCACAAGATGGGCATCAAGGGATCCGCGACCTGTACGCTGTCGTTCGGCGACAACGGCAATTGCGTCGGCTACCTCCTGGGCCAGGAGCGCCAGGGGATGAAGATCATGTTCCGCATGATGAACTATGCCCGCATGGGCGTCGCGCTGCAGGGTCAGGGGGTTGCCTCCGCCGCCTACATGCACGCGGTGACCTACGCGAAGAACCGCAAGCAGGGCGCGCACGTCACCCAGATGCTCAACCCGGAAGCGGCGTCCGTTTCGATCAGCCAGCACCCGGACGTTAAGCGCATGCTGCTCTGGATGAAATCGCACGTCGAGGGACAAAGGGCGCTGTGCTACTTCATGTTCCAGAACATCGACCTTACGGTCGTGACGCAGGGCGACGAGGCCAAGGAAGCGCAGGGCCTGGTCGAGCTCCTTACCCCCATCGCGAAGGCCGGCTGCTCCGACATGGCGACCCTCATCGCGTCGGAGGCGATGCAGGTGTACGGCGGATACGGCTATACCAGTGAATATCCCGTCGAGCAGTACATGCGCGACGCGAAGATCACGGCCATTTACGAAGGGACCAATGGCATCCAGTCCATGGACCTCACGATGCGCAAGATCCTCATGAACCCCGAGCAGTTCAACCTTAACGCATGGCGTAAGCGCGTAGACGCGACCATGGCGAAGGCCAAGGGAGTCGTCGAGGACAAGTATATCGACCTGGTCAA
Protein-coding regions in this window:
- a CDS encoding acyl-CoA dehydrogenase; its protein translation is MALNPLVDSRDVRFILFEMLDVEKLNKYAPYAEFDRDTYEATMDLAEQVAVEQLYPANKEGDKAGCIFKPDTKEVIVPEAYRPAIKAYYEGGFMGMADKPEHGGMGLPNAITWACYEYFMAANYPLVMYPGLSHGAMELIHEFGTKDQMHTYCEKIMSGEWGGTMCLTEPDAGSDVGALKTKAVKQADGTYKITGQKIFISSGDNNLYSNIIHPVLARIEGDPKGTKGISIFIVPKYLVNKDGSNGAYNDVACAGIEHKMGIKGSATCTLSFGDNGNCVGYLLGQERQGMKIMFRMMNYARMGVALQGQGVASAAYMHAVTYAKNRKQGAHVTQMLNPEAASVSISQHPDVKRMLLWMKSHVEGQRALCYFMFQNIDLTVVTQGDEAKEAQGLVELLTPIAKAGCSDMATLIASEAMQVYGGYGYTSEYPVEQYMRDAKITAIYEGTNGIQSMDLTMRKILMNPEQFNLNAWRKRVDATMAKAKGVVEDKYIDLVKKGMDKLTEVIDMMKKQMGEGKFLHLFMNATPLQMAMYKLALAWIHLWMLTLCIPKMKSLVGDAKGADRDAILKDNAEAAFFSGKVISGQFFIGAEFPKYFGMMDAILWGEAAVIKASDEIFTGMLAE